AGAAGTGCCCTTTCACTGGTAATGTTTCCATCAGAGGACGCATCCTTGCTGGAACTTGCCACAGTGCAAAGATGATGAGAACAATCATCGTGAGACGTAACTACCTGCACTGGGTGAAGAAGTACCAGAGGTGTGATATTTGCTTTTGTATAAGATGCTTCCATTGTTCTGgtttttagtttgttttgtcTGAGTGCTTTACTTGGGTTGGACTTAGGTATGAGAAGAGGCACTCAAACATCCCAGCACATATCTCACCATGCTTCCGTGTGAAGGAAGGCGACCATGTCACCATCGGTCAATGCAGGCTAGTACCACAAAcaaattatcaattttttatgttattagACATCCAGAATATGGAATTAACAAGCTTCTGTGTTTTTTGCAGGCCACTTTCCAAAACCGTGAGGTTTAATGTTCTTAAGGTGATTCCAGCAGGTTCTTCTGGACTTGGGAAGAAGGCTTTTACAGCTATGTGAGTTAGGCGATAAAACATTTGTTGTTTAGTTTGAACTTTTTttggatggatggatggatggatggattTTGAGTTTATATTGTTTCTGTTGGAATATTATCATTGACCTCGCTTTGATATCTACTACTAATGTTTATCTACTTCCATTTTTGTGTACGTTTTCCAATTGATCTTGAGATTGTTACCtgatttcatatttattattgaTTAAATCTCTATTTAACTAATGTCTTAGACTTGTTTGATTGGTTAAATTGTGATTTCTATAGTCTATATTTGTATGATTGTTGTATCTATCATAAATGTTTGCCAATTTAGTTTGGTGTGGTGAAAGTTGTATTTTCTGCTAGAAACAAATATTGGTTATATATTTACCTGGTCCGATTGTATGGCGTTTGTCGGAGAAAGCAAGTTTAAATAAAATGTCAAAAGTAATGTTGTCGGCCTTAAAGTTACTTTATTCCTTCTGCCTATGAATTCAACCCACACAGATTACTTTTATTACACGAAATAATCTGTGTTTAAGCCTCTAAAAAATGGGCTAATATATATCTGGGGGAAAATTACCCTATATTTCAATGTACATTACGGCACAGGGGGGAGTTCTGATAGGACTAATCGTCAGCTTGTGACCAAACTGAATAGTCTAACTcattaggccacccgcaacgtgTCACGCAGGTGGCCGTATTCCGTCACGAAGGaacgagacggcggcgtgacgcgttgcggcgccccgtctcgtccccagcctgTTCCGTGTTCCGTCACGGCGTGACGAATGGCGAGGCGTCTCGCTACGCGCCGAGGCGATGTGGCGTGCCC
This portion of the Salvia splendens isolate huo1 chromosome 10, SspV2, whole genome shotgun sequence genome encodes:
- the LOC121753389 gene encoding 40S ribosomal protein S11-like; this translates as MAEQTEKAFLKQPKVFLCSKKTGKGKAPGKGGNRYFKSIGLGFKTPREASEGTYIDKKCPFTGNVSIRGRILAGTCHSAKMMRTIIVRRNYLHWVKKYQRYEKRHSNIPAHISPCFRVKEGDHVTIGQCRPLSKTVRFNVLKVIPAGSSGLGKKAFTAM